Proteins from a genomic interval of Sphingobacterium lactis:
- a CDS encoding fumarylacetoacetate hydrolase family protein yields the protein MKLIRFGEPGKEKIGVQLDGKNYDVSAFGGDYNEEFFAESGLARLEEFVKANEGKLIEIPAGTRLGAPFTRPSKIVCIGLNYKDHAAETGAQIPVEPVIFMKASTALVGPNDNVVIPKNSVKTDWEVEFCIVIGKKASYVDEANALDYVAGYVLHNDVSEREFQIERGGTWDKGKGCDTFAPMGPFMATADEIPDVNNVRLWLKVNGETYQDGNTSNLIFNIPFVVSYVSQFMTLLPGDVISTGTPAGVGLGFNPPIYLKPGDVIELGADYLGEQRQEVVAYKPQ from the coding sequence ATGAAACTAATACGATTTGGAGAACCTGGAAAAGAGAAGATCGGGGTTCAGTTGGACGGAAAAAATTATGATGTTTCTGCCTTTGGTGGAGACTATAACGAGGAATTCTTTGCGGAGAGCGGTTTGGCGCGCTTGGAGGAGTTTGTCAAAGCGAACGAAGGGAAGTTGATTGAGATTCCGGCGGGAACACGTTTGGGCGCCCCATTTACGCGACCATCGAAGATTGTCTGTATCGGTTTGAACTATAAGGATCATGCCGCAGAGACTGGGGCGCAAATCCCGGTGGAACCGGTGATCTTTATGAAAGCTTCCACAGCTTTGGTAGGACCAAACGATAACGTGGTGATTCCCAAGAATTCCGTAAAGACGGATTGGGAGGTGGAATTCTGCATCGTGATCGGTAAGAAGGCCAGCTATGTGGACGAGGCAAATGCCCTGGATTATGTAGCAGGTTATGTGTTGCACAACGATGTGTCGGAGCGTGAATTCCAGATTGAGCGGGGTGGAACATGGGATAAAGGTAAAGGATGCGATACATTTGCGCCAATGGGTCCGTTTATGGCGACTGCGGATGAGATCCCGGATGTCAACAATGTGCGCCTGTGGCTCAAGGTGAATGGAGAGACCTACCAGGATGGAAATACGTCCAACCTGATTTTCAATATTCCTTTTGTGGTTTCCTATGTTTCCCAATTTATGACGCTATTACCTGGGGATGTGATCTCCACCGGTACACCGGCAGGTGTGGGCTTGGGCTTCAATCCGCCAATCTA